DNA sequence from the Cyanobacteriota bacterium genome:
ATAGATTAGATGCTGCTATTAGCAAACTAGGTGAAGTTCATGATGGTCAGTTGATAGGTTTTCTTGCTAAGGATGCTTATGAAGATTTTGCTAAGGACTTTATTAAAGAGCTTGAGGCTTTGGACAAAGAAGAACAAAAACAAATTAGGCAAATAATTTCCAAAACTGCTGGGGTCTTAGTAAGATCTTGATAAACCTATCTATAGTTGACTATGCAATTCTCATTGGCTATTTTGTCCTAGTATTTGCCATTGGCTTTTTTGTTAAAAATGAGCAAGGTGATGATTTGGAGAATTATTTTTTGGCAGGACGCAAGCTCACCTTGCCACTTTTTGTGGCGACCTTGGTTACTACTTGGTACGGTAATTTACTTAGTGTCGGCGAGTTAGCTTTCAAGCAGGGGCTAGTAATGTGGCTTACTCAAGGATTGTTTTGGTATTTTACTTATTTTTTTGTAGCATTTTTTCTGGCTGAGAAAATCCACAAGACCAAGTTGTTTTCGATTCCAGATCAACTAGAAGCTAGTTATGATAAGGCAACTGCCTTGCTTGGAGCTGGGGTCAATCTGCTCTTGATGGTGCCAGCGGTTTATATTCTTTCGCTTGCTTATATCTGTGAATTGATTTTTGGCTGGGATAAAATCTCTTGTGTCTTAGTCGGTACCTTGATTCCACTACTCTATATGATCAAAGGTGGTTTTAAGGCAGTTGTTTACACTGATTTTATTCAGTTCATTTTTATGTTTTTGGGAATAGCTTTCGTGATTCCTTTTGCTTATTTCAAGTATGGTGGTTTTGAATTTCTTACTGCTAATTTACCTAGCTCGCACCTGAGCTTGACTGGGGAATGGTCTTGGCAATTGATTTTGGCATGGTTTTTAATTGCAATGTGGGCAATAGTGCATCCAAGTTTTTATCAGAGGATTTTTGCAAGTCCTGATCTTAAAACAGCCAAGCAAGGGATTCTATGGTCAATTGGTTTTTGGTTTATTTTTGATATGATGATTAACTTGGTGGGGCTTTATGCTTTTGCTGCAATGCCTGATCTTGAACCAGCTACTTCGCTATTAGTTTTCTCAGCTAGTGTTTTGCCTGTTGTCTTTAAAGGAATATTTTTTACTGGTTTAGTTGCAACTGTGATGTCGACACTTGACTCACTTGGTTTCTCTAGTGCGATGTCGGTTTCTTATGATATTTTCCTTCGAGTCAAAAAAGATCTTAGTCACAAACAAGTGATTAATATTAATAAATGGGCTTTGGTTTTTATTCTTGGCTTGGGAATTATTATTGCAATATATTTTGAGTCTTTGATTGAGCTTATGTATGTGCGCGGCACTATTGCGATTAGTGCTTTGTTGGTGCCTTTGCTGGCAAGTTATTTCCCTAATATCATTGCAAGCCCCCCAAGGGGGTTTAGCAAGCAAAGCAATCCCAGAAGAGCTGGATTCTGGTCTATGCTTGCTGGTATATTAGGAGCAAGCTTAGGATATTTCTTGAAGCAGTATTGTGGGCTTGAGCTTGAACCGATATTTTTAGGGCTCGTTTTATCCTTGCTATGCTTTGTTTTTAAGCAAAAATCTTAAATTTTGATCGGTATGTTAATATCCAGGCATAAATATTGGACTACAGGGTAAAATATAGGTATATTGAAACGCTACCTTGAACAACAGATCAAACAAGATCTTGAGCAAAAAATGGTTTTGGTTACTGGCCCTAGGCAAGTAGGTAAGACGACACTTGCTTTAGATTTATTAGATAATCAAGAAGATCGATATCTCAATTGGGACACTAGTAGTGGTAGGGACAAAATCTTGCAAAAAGTTTTTCCGAGTTCTGCTGGGATTGTAGTCTTGGATGAAATTCACAAGTTTGCTAAGTGGCGTGATCTGCTCAAAGATCTTTATGATTCACGTTCTAATGATTTTCAGATTTTGGTGACTGGTAGTGCCCGCTTGGATCATTACCGTAAGGGAGGAGATTCGCTGCAAGGGCGCTATCATCTTTTACGTTTGCATCCATTGTCATTTAGGGAATTAAATCAAAATGATTTTAAGACTTTAAACTCTCTTCTTGATCTTGGTCCATTCCCTGAGCCTTATCTCTCTCAAGATGAGACTGAAGCTAGGCGTTGGTCGCGTGAATATAGACAAAGATTGATTAACGAAGAATTGCAGGACTTGGAAAAGGTCTCTGAGATCTCTTTGTTGGAGCTGCTTTCACACAAGCTTTCTGATTCTGTAGCTTCCATACTTTCAATTAATTCACTTAGAGAAGATCTTGGAGTGGCACATAAAACAGTTAGTCGTTGGATAGAAATATTTGAAAATCTCTATCATATTTACAGAGTACATCCATTTGGCTCATCCAAAATTAAAGCTGTGAAAAAAGAATCCAAGCATTATTTCTATGATTGGAATTTAATCGAGAACCCAAGTGCTCGTTTGGAAAATATGCTTGCTTCACATTTGCTTAAGTGGTGCCATTATATCGAAGATACTCAAGGCTATGATATGGAGCTTAGGTTTTTTAGAGACCTTGAACAGCGCGAAGTAGATTTTGTGATTTTGCAAAACAATAAGCCAATTGAATTTATTGAGTGCAAACTCAGCCAAAGACCAATAGACAAGAATTTAGTTTACCTTAAGAAAAAATTTCCTGAGGTTAAGGCTACTCAGGTCTGTCTTGAGGACTGTGAGGATCAGCGAATGGGTGATTTGCAAATTAGACAATGTTCTATTAAGGATTATCTCTGGGAGAAGATTTGAAGGATTGGGTCTTCAACCTCCACAACTAGATCCACAACCATGACCACCGCAAGAATGTGAGCCACAAGAATGTCCTCCATCATGTCCATGTGAAGCATGGGAAGCATGGGTCCGTAGCTAGACATTAGACAAATTATATGTAGTTTTGCGAAGCTTATAAAATTTGATTATAGAAGTCCTAGCTTACTCAAAATTATTAAAACACTAATCACAATTTCAAAATCAAGTAATTGATTTTTTGTACATGTAGTAAAAGAACTAATAAAAATGTCTGATGTCTAGCTACGGACCCTATCTCTTTACCTTAGATAGGTTTGCATCAGGGGTTGAAAGATAAAGGTGATAATGATTGTGCATTAAACAAAAAGCAAATATTCTAATATTGAATTTCTCCACAGCTTTTCTACATAACGACAGAAAATAAAAGAAATCATCTTCTTGATTATATAAATTTTGTCTATTAATTCCACGTGAACAAACATGGTAAAAAGCATCCGGAAATTCAATACTTAAATCTCGAGTCATCACAAACTCCTTTCAAGTATTTAATCCTAACGAATTCTCTTCAAAAAATTTATTGACTTGCGGTAATTAACATAGGAGTCAAACTTTAGGGGCAGACCTTAACTTAAATGTTCGTTGTTCGGATACGACCCTGTTCCTCTCAAACCTTTAATTCAGAGTCAGTGATCCCTGCAACAGTAAGACTAATACCATTAGTAGAGATAGAACCCTTATGAATAATGTATTTTCTCTACAAATAGTTTTGGTACCTTAACATTTTGATCTCTTTTGAAACAAATCTTGCCGCCAATATGAGTTAAAGCATCTGGAAGAGAAGTCACTTGTGAGCTACGTAAATTCAAATCGCCGCCAATATGAGTTAAAGCATCTGGAAGAGAAGTCACTTTTGAGGTATATAAATTCAAATCGCCGCCAATATGAGTTAAAGCAGCTGGAAGAGAAGTCACTTGTGAGCTACGTAAATTCAAATCGCTGCTAATATGAGTTAAAGCATCTGGAAGAGAAGTCACTTGTGAGTTAGATAAATCCAAATAGCCGCCAATATGAGTTAAAGCATCTGGAAGAGAAGTCACTTGTGAGTTTTCTAAATC
Encoded proteins:
- a CDS encoding sodium:solute symporter family protein, yielding MINLSIVDYAILIGYFVLVFAIGFFVKNEQGDDLENYFLAGRKLTLPLFVATLVTTWYGNLLSVGELAFKQGLVMWLTQGLFWYFTYFFVAFFLAEKIHKTKLFSIPDQLEASYDKATALLGAGVNLLLMVPAVYILSLAYICELIFGWDKISCVLVGTLIPLLYMIKGGFKAVVYTDFIQFIFMFLGIAFVIPFAYFKYGGFEFLTANLPSSHLSLTGEWSWQLILAWFLIAMWAIVHPSFYQRIFASPDLKTAKQGILWSIGFWFIFDMMINLVGLYAFAAMPDLEPATSLLVFSASVLPVVFKGIFFTGLVATVMSTLDSLGFSSAMSVSYDIFLRVKKDLSHKQVININKWALVFILGLGIIIAIYFESLIELMYVRGTIAISALLVPLLASYFPNIIASPPRGFSKQSNPRRAGFWSMLAGILGASLGYFLKQYCGLELEPIFLGLVLSLLCFVFKQKS
- a CDS encoding ATP-binding protein: MKRYLEQQIKQDLEQKMVLVTGPRQVGKTTLALDLLDNQEDRYLNWDTSSGRDKILQKVFPSSAGIVVLDEIHKFAKWRDLLKDLYDSRSNDFQILVTGSARLDHYRKGGDSLQGRYHLLRLHPLSFRELNQNDFKTLNSLLDLGPFPEPYLSQDETEARRWSREYRQRLINEELQDLEKVSEISLLELLSHKLSDSVASILSINSLREDLGVAHKTVSRWIEIFENLYHIYRVHPFGSSKIKAVKKESKHYFYDWNLIENPSARLENMLASHLLKWCHYIEDTQGYDMELRFFRDLEQREVDFVILQNNKPIEFIECKLSQRPIDKNLVYLKKKFPEVKATQVCLEDCEDQRMGDLQIRQCSIKDYLWEKI